Proteins encoded together in one Streptomyces sp. NA04227 window:
- a CDS encoding phosphatidylinositol mannoside acyltransferase, translated as MSGAGDRLTDTLYGLGWSTVKTLPEPVAAGLGRSIADVTWKRRGTSVLRLEANLARVVPDAGPERLAELSRAGMRSYLRYWMESFRLPAWSEQRRRTGFDPEDVHHLTDGLASGKGVVLALPHLANWDLAGAWVTTALGVPFATVAERLRPESLYDRFVAYRESLGMEVLPHTGGTAFGRLARRLREGGLVCLVADRDLSASGVDVDFFGEKARMPAGPAALAQQTGALLLPVILWYDESPVLRGRVHPPVEVPAEGTRAEKTAAMTQALADVFAAGIADHPEDWHMLQRLWLSDLDPGRDPAPGARPGGESSA; from the coding sequence GTGAGCGGTGCCGGGGACCGGCTCACCGACACGCTCTACGGCCTCGGCTGGAGCACCGTGAAGACGCTCCCCGAACCGGTGGCCGCCGGGCTCGGCCGCTCGATCGCCGACGTGACCTGGAAGCGGCGCGGCACCAGCGTGCTGCGGCTGGAGGCGAACCTGGCGCGGGTGGTCCCGGACGCCGGGCCCGAGCGTCTCGCCGAGCTCTCCCGGGCGGGCATGCGCTCGTATCTGCGCTACTGGATGGAGTCCTTCCGGCTGCCCGCCTGGAGCGAACAGCGCAGGCGCACCGGCTTCGACCCCGAGGACGTGCACCACCTGACCGACGGGCTCGCCTCCGGCAAGGGTGTCGTCCTCGCCCTGCCGCACCTGGCCAACTGGGACCTCGCCGGAGCCTGGGTCACCACCGCACTCGGCGTCCCCTTCGCGACGGTCGCCGAACGGCTGCGCCCGGAGAGCCTCTACGACCGGTTCGTCGCCTACCGCGAGAGCCTCGGCATGGAGGTGCTGCCGCACACCGGCGGCACCGCCTTCGGCCGCCTGGCCCGGCGGCTGCGCGAGGGCGGCCTGGTATGTCTGGTCGCCGACCGGGACCTGTCCGCCTCCGGAGTGGACGTCGACTTCTTCGGCGAGAAGGCCCGGATGCCCGCCGGACCCGCCGCGCTCGCCCAGCAGACCGGCGCGCTGCTGCTGCCGGTCATCCTCTGGTACGACGAGAGCCCCGTGCTCCGGGGCCGGGTGCACCCGCCCGTCGAGGTGCCCGCCGAGGGCACCCGGGCCGAGAAGACGGCCGCCATGACCCAGGCACTGGCGGACGTCTTCGCCGCGGGCATCGCCGACCACCCCGAGGACTGGCACATGCTGCAACGGCTGTGGCTGAGCGACCTGGACCCCGGACGCGATCCGGCGCCGGGCGCCCGGCCGGGCGGGGAGAGCTCCGCGTGA
- a CDS encoding elongation factor G-like protein EF-G2: MGDKAHAQSGAAGRALSADRPASVRNVVLVGHSGAGKTTLVEALALTAGAVNRAGRVEDGTAVSDHDEIEHRQQRSVQLSLVPLAWDGLKINLLDTPGYADFVGELRAGLRAADAALFVISAAEGAEGVAGATRMVWEECAAVGMPRAIVLTHLETARAGFEEMTRICAEVLGGDDPDAVLPLYLPLHGPAAPDGHTPVTGLIGLLSQRLFDYASGERVASEPDGDRIPLIARARNRLIEGIIAESEDETLMDRYLSGEPIDAKTLVQDLERAVARGTFHPVLAAAPAADGARQGLGTVELLELISGGFPTPLERELPEVTSVTGQSRPPLTCDPEGPLVAEVVRTASDPYVGRVSLVRVFSGTLHPDETVHVSGHGLADRGHEDHDVDERVGALSVPFGKQQQVAPQCVAGDLACVARLSRAETGDTLSAKDDPLLMSPWTMPDPMLPVAVRAHSKSDEDKLSQGLARLVAEDPTMRLEQNQDTHQVVLWCLGEAHSAVALERLRTRYGVHVDVEPHRVALRETFAEASAGRGRHVKQSGGHGQYAICEIEVEPLPGGSGIEFVDRVVGGAVPRQFIPSVEKGVRAQAERGFGHGHPLVDVRVTLVDGKAHSVDSSDAAFQTAGALALREAAQDTPLHLLEPVAEIEVLTGDDFVGTVLSDLSGRRGRVLGTEQAPGGRTLIRAEVPDVEIGRYAVDLRSLTHGTARFTRAYARHEPMPAAVATRFREQQEAERD; encoded by the coding sequence ATGGGCGACAAGGCACACGCACAATCCGGAGCCGCCGGCAGGGCACTGTCGGCCGATCGGCCCGCGTCCGTCAGGAACGTGGTGCTGGTCGGCCACAGCGGCGCCGGCAAGACCACCTTGGTGGAGGCACTGGCGCTGACCGCCGGGGCCGTGAACCGCGCGGGCCGGGTGGAGGACGGCACCGCGGTCTCCGACCACGACGAGATCGAGCACCGGCAACAGCGCTCGGTCCAGTTGTCCCTCGTCCCGCTGGCCTGGGACGGACTCAAGATCAACCTCCTGGACACACCCGGCTACGCCGACTTCGTCGGAGAGCTGAGGGCCGGTCTGCGCGCCGCGGACGCGGCCCTCTTCGTCATCTCGGCGGCCGAGGGCGCGGAGGGCGTCGCGGGCGCCACCCGGATGGTCTGGGAGGAGTGCGCGGCCGTGGGCATGCCGCGCGCCATCGTGCTGACGCACCTGGAGACGGCGCGGGCCGGGTTCGAGGAGATGACCCGGATCTGCGCCGAGGTCCTCGGCGGCGACGACCCCGACGCCGTACTCCCGCTGTACCTGCCGCTGCACGGACCCGCGGCCCCGGACGGGCACACGCCCGTCACCGGCCTGATCGGGCTGCTCTCGCAGCGCCTTTTCGACTACGCCTCCGGGGAACGCGTCGCCTCCGAGCCCGACGGGGACCGGATCCCGCTCATCGCACGGGCCCGCAACCGGCTGATCGAGGGGATCATCGCCGAGAGCGAGGACGAGACCCTGATGGACCGCTATCTGAGCGGTGAGCCGATCGACGCCAAGACGCTGGTCCAGGACCTGGAGCGGGCGGTGGCCCGGGGCACCTTCCACCCGGTGCTCGCCGCCGCGCCCGCCGCCGACGGCGCCCGTCAGGGCCTTGGCACGGTGGAACTCCTCGAACTGATCTCCGGCGGTTTCCCGACCCCGCTGGAGCGCGAACTGCCCGAGGTCACCAGCGTCACCGGCCAGTCCCGCCCGCCGCTCACCTGCGACCCCGAGGGCCCGCTGGTGGCGGAGGTCGTCCGCACCGCCTCCGACCCGTACGTGGGACGCGTCTCGCTGGTACGGGTCTTCTCCGGCACCCTGCACCCCGACGAGACGGTCCATGTCTCCGGCCACGGCCTCGCCGACCGGGGCCACGAGGACCACGACGTCGACGAACGGGTCGGCGCCCTGTCGGTGCCCTTCGGCAAGCAGCAGCAGGTGGCCCCGCAGTGCGTCGCGGGCGACCTCGCGTGTGTGGCCCGGCTGTCCCGCGCGGAGACCGGTGACACGCTCTCGGCCAAGGACGACCCGCTGCTCATGTCACCGTGGACGATGCCCGACCCGATGCTCCCGGTCGCCGTCAGGGCGCACAGCAAGTCGGACGAGGACAAGCTCTCGCAGGGGCTCGCCCGCCTGGTCGCCGAGGACCCGACGATGCGTCTGGAGCAGAACCAGGACACCCACCAGGTCGTCCTGTGGTGCCTGGGCGAGGCGCACTCCGCGGTCGCCCTGGAGCGGCTGCGCACCCGCTACGGCGTGCACGTCGACGTGGAACCGCACCGCGTCGCGCTCCGGGAGACCTTCGCCGAGGCGTCGGCGGGCCGCGGGCGGCACGTCAAACAGTCCGGCGGCCACGGGCAGTACGCGATCTGCGAGATCGAGGTGGAGCCGCTGCCGGGCGGCTCGGGCATCGAGTTCGTGGACCGGGTGGTCGGCGGTGCGGTGCCACGGCAGTTCATCCCCTCGGTGGAGAAGGGCGTACGGGCCCAGGCGGAGCGCGGGTTCGGGCACGGGCATCCGCTGGTGGACGTACGGGTCACCCTGGTCGACGGCAAGGCGCACTCGGTGGACTCCTCCGACGCGGCGTTCCAGACGGCGGGCGCGCTCGCCCTGCGCGAGGCCGCCCAGGACACCCCACTGCACCTCCTGGAGCCGGTCGCCGAGATCGAGGTACTGACCGGCGACGACTTCGTGGGCACCGTCCTCAGCGATCTGTCCGGCCGTCGCGGCCGGGTACTCGGCACCGAACAGGCGCCGGGCGGCCGTACCTTGATCCGCGCCGAGGTACCGGATGTGGAGATCGGCCGCTACGCCGTGGACCTGCGCTCGCTGACGCACGGCACCGCCCGGTTCACGCGGGCGTACGCCCGGCACGAACCGATGCCCGCCGCGGTGGCCACGCGCTTCCGTGAGCAACAGGAGGCGGAGCGGGACTGA